The genomic interval CGCTCTATCACCGCGTGTGCCGACTGGCCAACGCACTGCGCGCGCGCGGCGTGACCAGAGGCGATCGCGTCGTGATCTACATGCCGATGTCGATCGAAGGCATTGCCGCCATGCTGGCCTGCGCGCGCATCGGCGCGCCGCATTCGGTGGTGTTCGGCGGGTTTTCCGCGAAGTCGCTGCATGAGCGGCTCGTCAATGTCGGCGCGGTAGCCGTGATGACGGCCGACGAACAGGTGCGCGGCGGCAAGACGCTGCCGCTGAAGGCCATCGTCGACGAAGCGCTTGCGATGGGTGGCACGGTGGCGGTAAAGACTGTCGTGGTCTATCGGCGCACCGGCGGCAGGATTCCATGGATCACGCAGCGCGACGCCTGGCTGCACGAACTCGAACACGCCCAGTCCGATACTTGCGAGCCGGAATGGGTCGGTGCGGAACATCCGCTATTCGTGCTGTACACATCGGGTTCGACGGGCGCGCCAAAGGGCGTCCAGCACAGCACCGGCGGTTACCTGCTGTGGGCCGCCGTGACAATGAAATGGACCTTCGACATCAAGCCTGACGACGTGTTCTGGTGCACGGCCGACATCGGCTGGATCACGGGACACACTTACATCTGCTACGGGCCGACGGCAGTGGGCGCAACCCAGGTGATCTTTGAGGGCGTACCAACGTACCCCGACGCCGGACGCTTCTGGCAGATGATCGAGCGTCACAAGGTCAGCATCTTCTACACCGCGCCGACCGCGATCCGCTCCCTCATCAAGGCCGCCGACGCGAATGAAGCGGTGCATCCACGCAGCTTCGATCTGAGCAGCCTGCGCATTCTCGGCACTGTGGGCGAGCCGATCAATCCGAGCGCATGGACATGGTATGCACAGCACGTGGGCGGTGGACGCTGCCCCGTACTGGATACCTTCTGGCAAACCGAGACCGGCGGCCACATGATCTCGCCGCTACCGGGTGTGACGCCGCTGGTGCCAGGATCGTGCACCTTACCGATGCCCGGAATCGACGCGGCGATCGTCGACGAGACGGGCCACGAGGTGCCCAACGGACACGGCGGCGTGCTCGTGATCCGCAAGCCCTGGCCGTCCATGATCCGGACCATCTGGGGCAATCCCGAGCGGTTCCGCCACGGCTACTACCCCGACGACCTCGGCGGCAAGCTGTACCTCGCCGGAGACGGCGCGATACGTGATCGCGACACGGGCTACTTCACCATCACCGGGCGGATCGACGACGTGCTCAATGTGTCCGGGCACCGCCTCGGCACGATGGAAATCGAGTCGGCGCTGTCGGCGCATCCGTCGGTCGCTGAAGCTGCCGTGGTTGGCCGGCCCGACGAAACCTGCGGCGAAGCGATCGTGGCGTTCGTGGTACTCAAAACGGCGCGGCCGAGCGGCCCGGACGCGAAGCGCGTAGCCGATGAACTGCGCGCGTGGGTCGGCAAGGAAATCGGTCCGATCGCAAAGCCGAAAGACATCCGCTTCGGCGATGCCATGCCGAAGACGCGTTCCGGCAAGGTCGTGCGCCGTCTGTTGCGTTCGGTGGCGAAAGGTGAAGCGATTACGCAGGACACTTCGTCGGTGGAGAATCCGACCGTCATTTCGCAATTCGCTCACGGCCTGTAGGCATAGCAGAAACTCAGCACGACACGAATTGTGCGCGGCGTCGCCATGGGCACGCGCGCGCATTCGATTTCAGATTCTCAGTATTGAATGGAGGATGTCATCATGAACATTAAAGCCCCTAACCCCGCTTCGCTGGGCCTCGCAGGTTTTGCACTAACGACGTGGTTGCTCAGCATGATCAACGCCGGCTGGTTCAACGGCGAATCGATGGGCATGGTGCTAGCCGTTGCGTTTGCCTACGGCGGCACCGCGCAGATGATCGCCGGACTGATGGAAATTCCGCGCGGCAACGCGTTTGGCGCGACTGCCTTTCTCAGTTACGGAGCGTTCTGGTGGTCGCTGGCGTTGTTTGTCCTGTTCCTTCACGGCAATGTGCCTGCAGCGTTCATCGGCTGGTATCTGTTCCTGTGGGGCATGTTCACCCTGTACATGTGGGTTGCGACATGGCGTGCCGCCCGCGCGCTCCAGCTCGTCTTCCTCTCGCTGTGGCTGACCTTCTTTGTGCTGGCAGCAAGCGAATGGACCGGACTGGCGTGGCTGCATCATGCCGGCGGCTATCTGGGCCTCGTTACCGCACTGCTGGCGTTCTATCTTTCCGCGGCGGAGATCATCAACGAGACGCATGGACGCGTCGTGCTGCCGGTCGGCGCTGCGAGCCCGCGGATCGAGGTGGCATTGACCGTCGATGAAGAACTACGCCGCGCATGAACGGAGTAAAGACTCGCAGCGTAGTTCTCACGCCGCAGTGCACGCACTGCGGCGACCCAGCCTGCCTTATTCATAAGTAGCCCGGCTATTTTTCGAAGACGTAAATCCCGGGCGCATCGCAAAGGCCGTCGTCGATCGCGCGGGGGGCCACGTCCCCGCTCGATCGTTCGCGCAACCACCGGTTCCAGCATAACCACCACGACCCGTCGACCGGTGTTGTCTGCGCAAGAAAGTCGTCCCTGCTACGGTACGGCGCCCCGCCCGGACGCGTTGCGCAACGGTAGTAGCGGCCCCCATGGCCGGGCTCGGACACGATGCCCGCGTTATGCCCACCCGCCGTCAACAGGAAAGTCAGCGGGTTGTGCGTCAGCAGATGCAGTTCGTAGACCGAGCGCCAGGGCGAAACGTGGTCCCGCTCCGTTCCGACGACAAACATCGGCGCTTCAATGTCGGACAATGCGACAGGCCGGCCATCAACGCAGTAACGCCCCTCGGCCAGATCGTTGTTGAGGAACAGACTGGTCAGATACTCGCTGTGCATGCGATAAGGCAGGCGCGTGGTGTCGGCGTTCCACGCCATCAGGTCGTTGGGTTTCGAGCGCCGTCCAAGCAGATATTCGCTCATCATCCTCGACCAGATCAAATCGCGCGCATTCAGCAGCTGGAAAGCGGAGGACATCTGTCTGCCATCCAGATAACCTTGGCGCCACATCAGGGCGTCGAGCTCGGCGAGCTCGCTCGCGTCGATAAACAGGCCCAATTCGCCCGGTTCGGTGAAGTCCGTTTGCGCCGCAAGGAGCGTCACCGTTTTCAGCTCATTCCCCCTTTCGTCGCGAAACAGGGCCGCGGCGGCCATCGCGAGAAGCGTGCCGCCAAGGCAATAGCCGACCGCGTGTACCGGCTGTGCGTGCCGTAGACGGACCTGAGCAAGCGCGGCAAACAGACCGTCTTGCAGATAGTCGCCCAGTCCGACGTCACGGAACGCTTCAGGTGGATTTCGCCAGGAGATCGCGTACACCGTGTAGCCTGCGTCCACGAGATAGCGGATCAGGGAATTGTGCGGTTGGAGATCGAGAATGTAGTACTTCATGATCCACGACGGCACGATCAACAGCGGTTCGCGGGCCACCGTGGTCGTTGCGGGGGCGTACTGAATCAACTCGCACAAAGCGTTGCGCCACACCACCTTGCCGGCGGTGATGGCCACCTCTCGTCCAGGCAGCCACGCGTGTGAACGGGACGCGCGGTCGTCTTCCGGCACGCCGGCGAACTCGCGCAGGTCCTCGAGCCAATGCTGCATGCCCACTGCGAAGTTCAGTCCACCGCTTCGCGACGCCGCCGTCTGCACCGCCGGGTTGGTTGCGATGCAGTTACTGGGCGAGCAGGCATCCAGCCACTGACGCGCAAAGAAGCGCACCAGTTCCTCATGATGCCGCTCGACGCCCGGTATCGCCGTAGTCGCCGCTTCCCACCATTGCTGTGCCTGCAGGAAGCCATCACGGTATAGCCAGTACGGCCAGCGCTTCCATGAAGCGTCGGAGAACCGGGGATCCTGTTGCGCCCGGTCGGCACGCGAATCAACGCTGCCCGCCAGTTGCATGCCTTTCGCCCACTCACAACACGCCGATGCATACTGTCTCGCGAGGTCGAACCCCTTACCCGCCGAGACCGCAATGTGCAGAGCCCAGTCGAGGCCCGCAAGCATCGTGGAAGCCGGCGACAAACCGCCGGTTAGCGCCGCGACCGCCGCGTGCGCGGCCAGGTCCAGTTCGTTGCGCCAAAGCGTGGGCACAGCAGCATTCCTGCCGGCCCGCGCCACGGATTGGTGATCGCCGCCGGACAGGACGGCCGTGGGACGCCTGTGCCGCTTAGAAGCATGCAGCGCGTTGGGCAAATCGGCCGAGTGGTCTTCGCTCACGTTATGGTTCGCCCTTGTCGAGATCATCGTGTGGATGGTGTCTGTAACGGCAGCAGCCGCGCGCTCGACAGACCGGTTGCAACGCCAAACCGGGGCGCGCGCGGACACGTGGTCGCGCAGTCGAGGCGCCGTCGCGTCAACCGGTCGATTCCGTCACGTCTGCATGTCAGGCCCTTCGCATGTTCGGCAGGCCAGACGGTCGAACGTCTCCGATATCCAAAGTGAGGCTACGCATACGACGGCGATTCGAGTTGATTTGTATCAACGAGAGCCCGTCGAGCATACAAGCCGCACGATTCGCAGGTGGCATGACCACTCGCTTGACGCGCGTCAAGCGTTTGCCAGTTCGGCACGGCTATGGTGAAAAGTATGCGTCGATTCATCCGCGCATGCATCGTCGCTGATCCTGAATGGAGTCGACCATGACCACTATGCAATTGCTGTCCTATGAACCGGCGCCCGGACGCGCTCCTGCTCACACAAAGGGCGAAACGCCCGCCGTCATCGAGCTACCCAAGCCTGACATGGCCGCCGGTGTGCCATTAATGAAAGCGCTCGCGCTGCGCGCCAGCACCCGCGAATTTACCGACGCACCTTTGATGCCCGCGACACTCGGCGCGCTGCTGTGGGCCGCCGACGGCGTCAACCGTCCCGCGAAAGGCGGCCGGACGGCCCCATCGGCTCACGCCTTCAATGAGGTCGATATTTATGCAGTGCTGCCGAACGGTGTCTATCGGTATGACGTCCCAAACCACCGACTAGTGCTCAAACACGAGAGCGACGCGCGAAATCTGACTGGGTATCAGGACTTTGTCGGCGCGGCGCCGCTCGATCTTGTCTATGTCGTGAACATGTCGCGCCTGCTGGCGATGCCGCCTCAGCAGCGCGACATATTTTCCGCCGTCGCGGCGGGCGCGATGGCACAGAACGTGTCGCTGTACTGTGCGTCAGCCGGACTCGGGTGCGTTGTAAGAGGGTGGATCAATCATCGCGCGCTGAGCGACGCACTGAAACTGAATGAGGACGAACTGCCGATTCTCGCTCAGACCGTGGGCGCGCTGGCAACGACACTGACTTCGCTCGCAGACTGAAGCGACGGGACAGGCAACGTGACTGTTGTTTGCGCTGTCCCTGCTTGCGAGCCCAGGGAGCCAGAACCGGCAGCGACCGGAAAACGGCGACCCGGCTTTCTGCGCGCCGCTCGCCGCACGCGCGGTGTCGATTGCCCGACAACCGGCACTGCATCATCGGCAGCATGCCTGCTCTGAAGAGGCGCCCATGTGGTATGACCTACTCGATATACAGCGTCGCCTCGCCAAAGCGTTCATCGATGCCGCGCTCACCGTCAGCGGATTGGATGGCGCTCAGTGGGGGACAGCCGGCGCACCCCGTGCCGCGCGCGATTGGCTGATCCGGTCCACATGCGCCTTTGAAACCGCTCCGCCGTTCGCGATAAAAGCGGTGCACAGCAACGGCAAATATCTTCCCGTGGAAGAAAGCATTGCCGACGAAATGCCGGTCGGCACGCTGCGCAAATTCACACGTAGCAGCTGTGTTGCCGACCCGCCCGGGACGCGCCCCATTATTCTCTGCGCTCCGCTCGCGGGCCATCACGCAGTGATGCTGCGGGAAACGGTCGAAACATTGCTCGAACGCTGCAACGTCGTCTACATCACCGACTGGGCCGACGCGCACGACGTGCCGCTCGAAGCCGGCCCGCTTCCATTGACGGACTACGTCCACGCGCTCGAACGCTTCATTTGCACGGTGCGGGCAGGCGGAGCGCCGGCGCATGTCGTCGCCGTCTGCCAGGCCTGTGTCCCCGCCCTCGCCGCCTGCAGTCTGCTGGCAAGCAACGGGACACCGCCGTTCGCCAGTGTCTCGCTGCTTGGCGGACCGATCGACACCCGCCTGCATCCGACTTCCGTGGATCGCTTTGCAAGCGCGCAGCCGTTACGCTGGTTTCACGATCGTGTAATCGACGAAGTGCCGCCGCCATACGCCGGGGCGGGACGCCGTGTCTATCCGGGTTTCATGCAGCAGGTTGCCATCCTGGCTGCGCACCCCGCGCGTCAACTCGATCTGGAGGCGCGCTACTGGACGAATTGGCTCGGGGGCAATCTGCACGACGCGCAAACGGCGCTTCGTTCGCTGAACGAGTATGCCGCCGTGCTTGACATGGGCGAACGTTACTTTCTGGATATGCTCAGCGTAGTCTTCCACGAGCACCTGCTTGCGCGAGGAATGTGGGTAATCGATGGGCGGTGCGTGGATCCCCGCGTCCTCGATCAAGTGCCGCTCTGCACGATCGAGGGCGACCGCGACGACATTACGGGCGCGGGCCAGACGCATTGCGCGCACGCGCTATGTCATGCACCGGGCGCGCCGGGGCATCGGCGCGTGACCATCGATCAATGCGACCATTACGACCTGTTCACGGGTCCGCGCTGGCACGACGCGGTTCATCCTGAGTTATGCAGCTTCTGGCGCGCGATCGCATGCGATAGTGAAGCGAAAGCCGCGCCGGCCGCCAGCATTCGATGATCCATATCAAGGCTGCGCCGCGCCAATGCAGTGCAATCACATTCATCCCCGCGATAAGCGGATTTCCTGCGAGGGCGTGATGAAACTGACTTTTCTGGGCGGGGCCGAAACCGTCACCGGCTCGAAGTATCTGGTCGAAGCCAGCGGCATGCGGATTCTGATCGACTGCGGTCTTTTTCAGGGCACGAAAAACCTGCGCCTGCGCAACTGGAGCCCCTTGCCCGTCCCGGTCGATACGCTCGACGCAGTCATCCTCACCCACGCGCACATCGATCACACCGGCTACCTGCCCGTGCTCGCGCGCGACGGCTATCGCGGTCCCGTCTACTGCACGCCCGGCACCGCCGCTCTGTGCGACATCATGCTGCGCGACAGCGCGCACTTGCAGGAAGAGGAAGCCGACTTCGCGAACCGTCACGGCTTCTCGAAACACAAGCCGGCGCTGCCGCTCTACACGCTAGACGACGCACAGCGCGCGCTGCGGCTCATCGTGCAGCGCGAATTCGATGTTCCCACGCCGCTGAACGACGAGTTGTGTTTCCGCTTTCTGCCGGCTGGCCATATTCTGGGCGCTGCCAGCGTCGTACTCTGCTGGCGCCATACGGTGCTCGCCTTTTCAGGCGATCTAGGCCGGCCGGGCAATCCGATCATGCGCGCTCCCATGAAGCTCGCGCATGCCGACTATCTGGTCGTCGAGTCGACCTACGGGGACCGCCTGCACGCCGCGACCGATCCCGAGGAGGAACTGGCTGAACTATTCGCGCGAACGTTCGCGCGAGGCGGTGTCGTGGTCATGCCATGCTTTGCGGTGGGGCGCGCTCAGGAAATTCTTTATTACATCGCGCACCTGAAGCAGACCGGGCGCATGGCGAACGTGCCGGTGTACCTGGATAGCCCGATGGCCACCGGTGTCACCGAGGTGTACAGACACCACTTGAACGAGCACCGCCTGACGGTTTCGCAGGCAGCCATGATCGACAAGGCCGCAATCATGGTGCGCACGGTCGATCAATCGAAGGCGATCGCGTCGCATCATGGTCCGATGGTTATCATCGCGGGCAGCGGGATGGCTACCGGCGGGCGCGTGCTGCATCATTTGCGCCTCTATGCGCCCGATCCGCGAAATACGATTGCGCTCGTCGGCTATCAGGCGGCCGGCACGCGCGGCGCCGCCATTGCCGCGCACGAGCCGACGATAAAGATTCACGGAGAGTACGTGCGGATTCGCGCGCATGTCGAAACGATTTCATCCCTGTCGGCGCATGCGGACTACAGCGAGACGCTGAACTGGCTCTCAGCGATGTCGCCGGCGCCCACCCAAACGTACATTACGCATGGCGAGCCTGCCGCCGCCGACGCATTGCGCCGTCGGATCGCCGACACGCTCGGGTGGCCTTGCACGGTGCCGGTCTATCAGCAAACTGTCGAACTGGCGGAGAGGTCTGCGCTCGACAATCACGTCCCGACCGCTGTTGCCGCGTGTGCCTACGCTGCGCGGCCAGCAGAGAGCTGATGATTCTCCCAGCGCGACGTGTGTTGGAGCCTCGCAGATCAATCGCTCCCTCTGAAAAATTGACCTGCTTCAAGCGCGCACAGGCGGTCCGTGACACGATGGCGACACGGACCGCGTCTTCGCGACAACAGCCGGATAGGAGGCGTCAAGATGAACTATTCCGCACCAAACGAAGCATGGGAGATCGGCGAACCGCACTTCGATGCGACCACGCCGCTGCAAGCGCAGTTGCACTTCGCGTTGCGCTACGCGATCCTCGCCCCATCGAGCCACAACACACAGCCGTGGCGATTCATCGTCGACGGCGACACGGTGCAGGTCTGCGCCGACCGTACGCGCGCGCTCGCCGTGGTCGACCCATTCGATCGCGAGCTTCTGATTAGCTGCGGCGCAGCATTGGTCAATCTTCGGGTCGCGCTGTCTCGTATCGGACTGGCCAGTGCTATTACGCTGTTTCCGTCTGAGGCGGACCCTGACGTCGTGGCGTTGGTGCGGGTCTCGCGCGACGTGCATGACGACGCGCAACTGCACGACCTCTTCGACGCCATGACAAAGCGCGTCACAACGCGCGCGCCGTTCGCCGACGAACCCGTGCCCGCCGAATTGCAGGAGCGGTTCATCAACGCGTGCGAGGAAGAAGGCGCAATTGCCTGCTGCGTGGAACACGAGGCCGAGCGCGAGGCATTGGCGCAACTGATTGCCGATGCCGACCAGATACAGTTTTCGGACCCACGTTTTCGGCGCGAACTCGCCAGTTGGATCCATCCGAAGCGACTCGATGACGGCATGCCCACCTACGGTACCGCTGTCGGTCTGCTGCTAGATTTCGCGGCGCCGATCGGTACATCGGCTGTCCGCGTGTTCGACGTAGGGGCGGGACAACCGGCGATGCCGCACCACCTCGTGCAAGGTTCGCCGTTGATGGTGGCCATCGCCACGATGCGCGACGACCGCGAGGCGTGGGTGGTAGCGGGGCAGGCGCTCGAGCGCGTGTTGCTGGTCGCGGCATCGGCGGGATTTACCGCTTCCTATTTAAACCAGCCGATAGAAGTGCAGCCGTTGCGCGAGCGACTCAAGGCGCTGCTGAAAACGGACGCGACACCACAGCTTCTGCTGCGTGTTGGACGTGGCCCGCACGCGATACACGCAAGCAGGCGACCGCTAGCTGACGTCTTGTCGTGAGATACGCGACTTCGGACCTTGCACGTCATGCCGGCAGCGCTTTTGCAATCGAACGCCAGCCCTGATGCCCGACTACAGTGCCGAATATGAATCGCCTTCCCCTCTCGCCGCGTGACCCCGGTTCGCTTTCACCGGGCGTATGGCGCTGGATACCGGCTCTCGCTACATTGCGAACTTATCAACGCGGCTGGTTCGTCAAGGACTTGTTCGCGGGCGTCGTGTTGACCGCCGTACTCGTACCCACCGGCCTGAGCTTTGCGCAGGCTGCCGGGCTACCCGGCGTCGGCGGCCTATATGCAAGCATCGCCGCTCTGCTCGCCTACGCGATTTTCGGTCCCAGCCGGATCCTCGTTCTCGGCCCTGACTCCGCACTGACTGCACTGATCGCCGCTGCCATCGTTCCTCTAGCCGGCGGCCGGCCAGACTCGGCGCTGGCACTTGCCGGCATGCTTGCGATTCTGTCCGGAATCTGCTGTGCCTTGATCGGACTGCTCAGGCTGAGCTTTGTCAGCGATCTTCTGTCAAAACCCATTCAGTACGGCTATCTCAATGGGATCGCTCTCACGTTGTTTGCGGGCCAGTTTCCGCGGTTGCTCGGTTTCGCGGTTCCTGGCGGCACGTTCCTCGACGAGGCGACAAGCGTATTCCAGGGTGTAGTCGCCGGGCAGACAAGCCCGGTTGCGTGCGTCATCGGCGTTTCGTGCCTGGGGGCGATCGTGTTGCTCAAACGGTATGCGGCTGCGCTGCCCGGCACCCTGATTGCCGTGGCTGCGGCGACCGTGGCGGTCTGGCTGCTGGAACTGGACCTCCATGCCGGTATCGCTGTCGTGGGCCGGCTACCTGAAGGTTTGGCGGCGGTTCGCCTTCCCGCTGTGTCGTTGCATGACGTACGGGAGTTGAGTGGCGCCGCGATCGCTATCGCTCTCGTTTCGTTCGCCGATATGAGCGTGCTGTCGCGCGCGTTCGCACTGCGAGGCGCCTACAAGGTCGATCGGGACCAGGAGCTCGTGGCGCTTGGCATCGCCAATATCGCGGCAGGTCTGTTGCAGGGTGTCCCAGTCTGCAGTAGTGCGTCACGAACGCCCGTCGCCGAGGCAGCCGGCGCAAAGACGCAGTTGACCTGTGTTGTGTCCGCGCTTTGTATCGCCTTTCTGTTGATCGCGGCTCCCGCGTTGCTCAAGCACGTGCCGAACGCTGCTCTCGCTGCGGTTATTGTTTCCGCTGCACTCTCGCTCTTCGATCTTGCAAACGTGACACGTCTTTATCGAATGCGCCGCAGCGAGTTTGCGCTGTCCATGGTTTGCTTCGCAGGCGTTCTAACAGTCGGTGTCGTACAGGGCATCTTCATTGCAATCGGTCTGTCGCTGCTGTCATTCGTCTGGCGCGCGTGGCACCCTTACGACGCCGTTTTGGGCAAGATCGAAGGGAGGCCTGGTTATCACGATGTTGCGCGGCACCCTGACGCGAAACAGCTCGCCGGCCTCCTTCTGATTCGCTGGGACGCACCCCTCTTTTTCGCCAATGCGGAGATTTTCAGCCAGCACGTGCGACGGGCAATCGCGCAAGCGGCACCGCGACCTGAATGGTTGGTGGTTGCCTCGGAGCCGATCACCGATATTGACGTTACCGCTGCCGACATGCTCTCCAGGCTTGATCACGAGTTGGAAGCGACTGGCATCGCGATGTATTTCGCGGAGATGAAAGGCCCGGTGAAGGACCGGCTGCGAGCTTATGGCCTTTCCGAAATATTTGACGAACGACATTTCTTCGAGACCGTGACCGATGCCGTTCGGACTTACACCGCACAGCATTGCGTTGAAGGGCCGGGTGAGTAATTGACCGCATATCGCCCGAGGTCTCTAGAGAATCCACCTATTTTCCGGCTTCCGACGATAACAGCGCTTGCCAGCGCGCAGATCGATGGCGATCACGGGGAGTCGTCAAACGTCGACTCTCGTCGAGAGTGTTAAGCATGATCCACCGATTTGCGTCACAGTGCGCAGGCGCCAAAGCGACACCAAACCACAGCCACCCAACGGCACTATCACGCTTGCTTGAGGCGCAGCCTGGCGTACTCGAGTAACTCGAACACCGCCATGCCCGCAAGCATCGCCGCCACGAATCCCCACGCCTTGAGGAAGCCGGCGCCGAGTGCAACCAGGGCGGGCCCGGGACAGAACCCAGCGAGGCCCCAACCCACGCCGAACACCGCGCTTCCCAGCACCAGTCGCCACGTGACGCCGCTGGCGGGCGGAATCACCATGGGTGAGCCCAGCAGCGACTTCTTGCGGCGTTTTGCAAACAGGAACGCGATCGAAGCGACGCCTATTGCACCAACCATCACGAATGCAAGTGACGGATCCCAATGTCCGG from Paraburkholderia phytofirmans PsJN carries:
- a CDS encoding YeeE/YedE family protein, with translation MRLLTALVSGLLFGIGLMVSGMANPAKVLGFLDIAGHWDPSLAFVMVGAIGVASIAFLFAKRRKKSLLGSPMVIPPASGVTWRLVLGSAVFGVGWGLAGFCPGPALVALGAGFLKAWGFVAAMLAGMAVFELLEYARLRLKQA